One Methylosarcina fibrata AML-C10 DNA segment encodes these proteins:
- a CDS encoding TetR/AcrR family transcriptional regulator — translation MARRSEHSLEEIKEMVLNAAESIVIEGGGPALTMRKIAMDIGYTVGSIYMVFDNMSDLILHINARTLDGIAAELEKAPESEAGAWLDQVAKLYLRYATVNFNRWSLIFEHRLPKNAPVPDWYQAKVERVFRKFEVQFARLVPGRSETENKQAARALWGGIHGISMLSLSGKLDIVGVEDVEKSIELLVGNFISGWMRTRPAAS, via the coding sequence ATGGCCAGACGTAGCGAACACAGTCTCGAAGAAATCAAGGAAATGGTGCTCAATGCCGCCGAGTCGATTGTTATTGAGGGCGGCGGCCCGGCGCTCACCATGCGCAAGATCGCCATGGACATAGGTTATACCGTGGGCAGTATTTACATGGTGTTCGACAACATGTCCGATTTGATACTGCACATCAATGCGCGAACCCTGGACGGCATCGCGGCGGAACTGGAAAAGGCGCCCGAAAGCGAAGCCGGCGCATGGCTCGACCAGGTAGCCAAGCTCTATTTACGTTATGCAACGGTTAATTTCAACCGATGGAGTCTGATATTCGAACATCGTTTGCCTAAAAATGCCCCGGTGCCGGATTGGTATCAGGCGAAAGTCGAACGGGTGTTCAGAAAATTCGAGGTCCAGTTCGCCAGACTGGTTCCCGGCCGGAGTGAGACCGAGAATAAGCAGGCGGCTCGCGCCTTGTGGGGCGGCATCCACGGCATCAGCATGCTGTCGTTGTCCGGCAAGCTGGATATTGTCGGCGTGGAAGACGTCGAAAAAAGCATCGAGCTGTTGGTCGGAAATTTCATTTCCGGCTGGATGCGCACCCGGCCGGCTGCATCGTGA
- a CDS encoding TorF family putative porin: protein MVTLYQPHLLSQLLCAMLILPYAGKIFADIHGAASVTSNYVGRGYSKSNDQFSYQANIDYEHKTGGYLGASMATVDFGDKGFANATRFEVTPYLGWSFSLSEDWRLDTQWSHYIYDGDIYGISSDYNEFYLFLHYRDIISLAASFSEDYYDRGHPAGLFEMTGRYPITDFLEFSGSAGYTRTRKSIDYDYFYWNAGFTGFYKFLTLDLRYADAITTASSHSHGDADYTSYYPEVLPATLFFSVAIGF, encoded by the coding sequence ATGGTAACCCTGTATCAACCACATCTGCTCTCTCAGTTGCTTTGCGCGATGCTGATTTTGCCATACGCCGGTAAAATTTTTGCCGATATTCACGGAGCGGCCTCCGTTACCAGCAATTACGTAGGCCGCGGCTATTCCAAGAGTAACGACCAGTTCTCTTATCAGGCCAATATCGACTACGAACACAAGACCGGAGGCTATCTGGGCGCCTCGATGGCCACCGTCGATTTCGGCGACAAGGGTTTTGCCAATGCGACCCGTTTTGAAGTAACGCCGTATCTGGGCTGGAGTTTCAGCCTTTCCGAGGACTGGCGGCTCGACACTCAATGGAGCCATTATATTTACGACGGCGACATTTACGGAATTTCGTCCGATTACAACGAATTTTACCTGTTTCTGCATTACCGGGACATTATCAGTTTGGCCGCTTCCTTTTCCGAGGATTACTACGACCGGGGCCACCCGGCGGGTTTATTCGAGATGACCGGGCGATATCCGATCACCGACTTTCTGGAATTCTCCGGCAGCGCCGGCTATACCAGAACACGAAAATCGATCGATTACGACTATTTTTACTGGAATGCAGGCTTCACTGGATTTTACAAATTCCTCACCCTGGACCTTCGTTATGCCGATGCGATTACCACCGCCAGCAGCCATAGCCATGGAGACGCCGACTACACCAGTTATTATCCCGAAGTCCTCCCGGCCACCTTATTTTTTTCAGTCGCCATCGGATTTTGA
- the lplT gene encoding lysophospholipid transporter LplT: MNKLIYPLLIAQFLSAFADNAILFTVIALVMKQESQAAWYVPALQSSFLVAFVVLAPWVGGFADHHAKSRVLIIANLVKAAGAGLLLWQVNPLAAYGLVGAGAALYSPAKYGILPEIAGHQHLVKANSLIEGSTILAILMGMGIGAKVADYSTDLALSGTVFLFLASALITLYLPVRPSRPAVSGSQFLLFFRQMEQFFTTPRSRFSMLGASLFWAAAATLRVMIVAWAPLMLALQNASEIAGLTLFLAVGIMAGSALVPRLIPLERLRRARLPAYLMALFIIGLGFTDSLWPARFMLFFVGLTGGMFIVPVNAALQELGQLSIGSGAAVALQGFFQNFTMLLAVGSYTYAASQQADPVLSILVLGALVFAATFLISLHLPDNQANPFKTGR, encoded by the coding sequence ATGAACAAACTCATCTATCCGTTACTGATTGCCCAATTCCTGTCGGCCTTTGCCGATAACGCCATTCTGTTTACCGTGATCGCTCTGGTCATGAAGCAGGAGTCCCAGGCCGCCTGGTATGTTCCCGCACTGCAAAGCTCGTTTCTGGTCGCTTTCGTCGTGCTGGCGCCCTGGGTCGGAGGCTTCGCCGACCATCATGCCAAATCGCGGGTATTGATCATTGCCAATTTGGTCAAGGCCGCAGGCGCAGGCCTCCTGCTCTGGCAGGTCAATCCCCTGGCGGCCTATGGCCTCGTCGGCGCCGGCGCCGCTCTGTACAGTCCAGCCAAATACGGGATTCTGCCGGAAATAGCGGGGCACCAGCATCTGGTCAAAGCCAATAGCCTGATCGAAGGATCCACCATTCTGGCGATTCTGATGGGGATGGGCATCGGCGCGAAAGTGGCCGATTATTCCACCGATCTGGCCTTGTCGGGCACCGTATTTCTGTTTCTGGCCTCCGCCCTGATCACTCTCTATCTGCCGGTCCGGCCCAGCCGACCCGCTGTGTCCGGGTCTCAATTCCTTTTGTTTTTCCGGCAGATGGAACAATTTTTCACGACGCCGCGCTCGAGGTTTTCGATGCTGGGCGCTTCCCTGTTCTGGGCGGCCGCAGCGACTTTGAGAGTGATGATCGTCGCTTGGGCGCCCCTGATGCTGGCATTGCAGAACGCTTCCGAAATTGCCGGGCTAACCCTGTTTCTGGCGGTCGGCATTATGGCCGGATCGGCGCTGGTGCCCCGGCTGATTCCTCTGGAACGCTTGCGCCGCGCGCGGTTGCCCGCTTATTTGATGGCTTTGTTCATTATCGGCCTCGGTTTCACCGACAGCCTCTGGCCGGCCCGCTTCATGCTGTTCTTTGTCGGCCTGACCGGAGGCATGTTCATCGTGCCGGTCAATGCGGCGCTGCAGGAGCTGGGCCAGCTCAGCATCGGCAGCGGCGCGGCCGTTGCTCTTCAGGGTTTTTTCCAGAATTTTACGATGCTGCTGGCGGTCGGAAGCTACACCTATGCCGCCTCGCAACAAGCCGACCCGGTACTATCGATACTCGTACTGGGCGCTCTGGTTTTCGCCGCCACTTTTCTGATTTCGCTGCATCTGCCCGACAACCAGGCCAATCCGTTTAAGACCGGCCGTTAA
- a CDS encoding RNA polymerase sigma factor, translating to MNGLPGKPLNTENKTDQPNQDADLIARICQADEQAFELLYHRFYSRLFRFIARITRRTDMIDEVINDVMYVVWEKAETYNGQCQVSTWILGIAYNKARQTLRNHRPFAEESLDDMEVEKLYPAAVAQNDTVAAQTELENWLESALDRLSAEQRAVIELTYYHGLHYSEIAELMDCPENTVKTRMHHARKKLALVLKEQ from the coding sequence ATGAACGGATTACCAGGCAAGCCATTGAATACCGAAAATAAAACAGATCAACCCAACCAGGATGCCGATTTGATCGCCCGGATTTGCCAAGCGGACGAACAAGCATTCGAGTTGCTCTATCATCGATTTTACAGCCGGTTGTTCCGTTTTATCGCCAGGATAACCCGAAGGACGGACATGATCGACGAAGTCATCAACGACGTCATGTACGTGGTCTGGGAAAAAGCCGAAACTTACAACGGCCAGTGCCAAGTCTCAACCTGGATACTCGGTATTGCGTACAATAAAGCGCGCCAGACCTTGCGGAACCATCGCCCTTTCGCGGAAGAATCGCTGGATGACATGGAGGTCGAAAAACTGTACCCGGCAGCGGTAGCACAAAACGATACCGTGGCGGCTCAAACGGAACTGGAAAACTGGCTGGAATCGGCTTTAGACAGGCTTTCTGCCGAACAGCGCGCCGTGATCGAATTGACCTATTATCACGGACTTCATTACAGCGAAATCGCCGAATTGATGGACTGTCCGGAAAATACCGTTAAAACCCGTATGCATCATGCCCGTAAAAAATTGGCCCTGGTACTTAAAGAACAATGA
- a CDS encoding CDP-alcohol phosphatidyltransferase family protein: MATIYDLKPAFQNRLRPLTRKLADGGFTANQVTLAALALSLATGTLLAAMGRTRPEMYLMLPAVLLIRMALNAIDGMLAREHGMQSPLGAVLNELSDVVSDAALYLPFALLPGVSPTWVVLASVGALLTEMAGVVAVQIGASRRYDGPMGKSDRAFVFGAAGLAIGAGVVPGTWLNGLFGLVLALTLLTVVNRSRRALQEAAE, translated from the coding sequence ATGGCGACCATCTACGATCTCAAGCCCGCTTTCCAGAATCGGCTTAGGCCCTTGACCCGCAAGCTCGCGGACGGCGGATTCACCGCGAACCAGGTCACGCTGGCCGCGCTGGCCTTGTCGCTGGCCACGGGAACGCTATTGGCTGCGATGGGCCGCACCCGGCCGGAAATGTATCTGATGCTGCCGGCCGTGCTCTTGATCCGCATGGCCCTGAACGCCATCGACGGCATGCTGGCCCGAGAACATGGGATGCAAAGCCCTCTCGGTGCCGTGCTCAATGAACTGTCCGATGTGGTCTCGGATGCCGCACTGTATTTGCCGTTTGCGCTGCTTCCGGGCGTGTCGCCGACATGGGTCGTGCTCGCGTCCGTCGGCGCGTTGCTGACCGAAATGGCCGGCGTCGTCGCGGTCCAGATAGGCGCATCCCGCCGCTACGACGGACCGATGGGCAAGAGCGACCGGGCCTTTGTCTTCGGCGCGGCGGGGCTCGCCATCGGCGCCGGCGTCGTGCCGGGAACATGGCTGAACGGATTGTTCGGGTTGGTCCTGGCGCTCACCTTGCTGACCGTCGTCAACCGCTCGCGCCGCGCCTTGCAGGAAGCTGCAGAATGA
- a CDS encoding S8 family serine peptidase, with amino-acid sequence MKENPVNPYLAHQEIALLLPWYVNKTLHDHELKAVEKHIKVCLTCRREMAILQKISLAVNQADALDSAAQASFSRLKSRLHQPEASASTQACARPSGTKQSTQPKWYHKLSLDFFRWPQTAAVMLSVLALAVIVPAYYLVGPLQQSDFRTLSSSETTSFNANEIKVIFAQGFGRQQIGQILDGIHGRIADGPSAEGVYLIRLTAATEAGAVLDALAALRKNSGVLFAEPAYALLSSSKPGGGNSE; translated from the coding sequence ATGAAAGAAAATCCTGTGAATCCTTATCTCGCCCATCAGGAAATAGCTCTGTTGCTGCCGTGGTATGTCAATAAAACGCTGCACGATCACGAATTAAAGGCGGTCGAGAAGCATATCAAAGTGTGCCTGACCTGCAGGCGCGAAATGGCTATCCTGCAAAAGATTTCTCTGGCCGTCAATCAGGCCGATGCCCTGGACTCGGCGGCGCAGGCGTCTTTTTCCCGCTTGAAGAGCCGGCTGCATCAGCCCGAAGCTTCCGCGTCGACACAGGCCTGTGCGCGGCCTTCCGGTACTAAACAATCAACTCAACCTAAATGGTACCATAAGCTGAGCCTCGACTTTTTCCGCTGGCCGCAAACGGCGGCCGTGATGCTGTCGGTCCTGGCGTTGGCGGTGATCGTTCCGGCCTATTATCTGGTGGGTCCGTTGCAACAAAGCGACTTCCGGACTTTGTCCAGCAGCGAAACCACTTCGTTCAACGCCAATGAAATCAAAGTCATTTTTGCTCAGGGATTCGGGCGGCAGCAGATCGGCCAAATTCTCGACGGCATTCACGGCCGGATTGCCGACGGCCCTTCGGCGGAAGGCGTCTATTTGATCCGGCTGACGGCAGCCACCGAAGCCGGGGCCGTTCTCGATGCGCTGGCGGCGTTGCGGAAGAATTCCGGCGTCCTGTTTGCCGAACCCGCGTATGCCTTGTTATCCTCATCGAAACCCGGCGGAGGAAATTCCGAATGA
- a CDS encoding MFS transporter, with the protein MTDRQSMARNERGIGRASRKELIAWALYDFANSGYTTVVQTTIFSTYFVGVVVGTVAGVSPGLGTLLWSLSVGAANFVVMVSAPVVGAIADYRASKKLFLLLSSVGCIAATAMLAMVGPGDVLLGMILVTLSVVMFAYGENLVAAFLPELVPEQQMGRLSGYGWGLGYVGGLLTLLLCLGYITWAKGHGITEAQAVPATLLITAGIFALTAMPTFLWLRERAQPVPAEMKLSVVTASFRRLKHTYQEARRFRDLIRFLLTLAVYQSGVSTVIVLAAIYAQEEMGFDTQSLIALIMVINVTAAVGALICGQLQDRIGSVPTLAVTLVIWIAALIDAYMAEQRSDMWLSGNLIGLAMGASQSVGRALVSKFSPAERAGEFLGLWGLVNRLSVIVGPLSYGLINYWSGGNHRLSLLSTLLFFAAGLLLLLRVDEARGRRAAANDPLLNGRS; encoded by the coding sequence ATGACAGATCGACAATCGATGGCCCGGAACGAGCGAGGGATTGGCCGTGCCTCGCGCAAGGAACTCATCGCATGGGCCTTGTACGACTTCGCCAATTCCGGCTATACCACGGTGGTGCAGACCACGATATTCAGCACCTATTTTGTCGGCGTGGTCGTCGGCACCGTAGCGGGAGTGTCGCCGGGCCTGGGCACGCTGCTGTGGTCGCTGTCGGTCGGCGCCGCCAATTTTGTCGTCATGGTCAGTGCTCCGGTGGTAGGGGCTATTGCCGATTACCGGGCCAGCAAGAAACTCTTTTTATTATTATCTTCCGTCGGCTGCATCGCGGCCACGGCCATGCTGGCGATGGTCGGTCCCGGGGACGTCCTTCTCGGGATGATCCTGGTGACGCTGTCGGTCGTCATGTTTGCTTACGGTGAAAATCTGGTGGCGGCTTTTCTACCCGAGCTGGTCCCCGAGCAGCAGATGGGGCGCCTCTCGGGTTACGGATGGGGCCTCGGCTATGTCGGAGGATTGCTGACTTTGCTGCTTTGTCTCGGTTACATCACCTGGGCGAAAGGCCATGGAATTACGGAGGCCCAGGCAGTGCCGGCGACTTTGCTGATCACCGCCGGCATTTTCGCCTTGACCGCCATGCCGACCTTTCTCTGGCTCCGCGAGCGGGCGCAACCGGTACCGGCCGAGATGAAACTGTCGGTCGTCACCGCCAGTTTTCGGCGGTTAAAGCACACCTATCAGGAAGCCAGACGTTTCCGGGATTTGATCCGGTTCTTGCTGACACTGGCCGTATACCAGTCCGGCGTCAGTACGGTCATCGTATTGGCCGCGATTTACGCCCAGGAGGAAATGGGCTTCGATACTCAGTCGCTGATCGCATTGATCATGGTCATCAACGTGACGGCCGCGGTCGGCGCGTTGATCTGCGGCCAGTTGCAGGACCGCATCGGTTCGGTGCCGACGCTGGCCGTCACCTTGGTGATCTGGATTGCCGCTCTGATTGACGCCTATATGGCCGAGCAACGTTCGGACATGTGGTTGAGCGGAAACCTGATCGGGCTGGCGATGGGCGCCAGCCAGTCGGTGGGCCGGGCCCTGGTCAGCAAGTTTTCGCCCGCCGAACGGGCAGGGGAGTTCCTGGGGCTGTGGGGATTGGTCAACCGGCTGTCGGTGATCGTCGGACCTTTAAGCTACGGCTTGATCAATTATTGGAGCGGCGGCAATCACCGTCTGTCGCTGTTGTCGACCTTGCTGTTCTTCGCAGCCGGGCTTCTTCTGTTGCTGCGGGTCGACGAAGCCCGGGGCCGCCGGGCCGCGGCCAATGATCCTTTGCTTAACGGCCGGTCTTAA
- a CDS encoding lysophospholipid acyltransferase family protein, with the protein MLRLLFYAFVVRPLVLIILGLHVRDRSYLPTSGPAVVVANHNSHLDALALMSLFPLRIIPRVHPVAASDYFLRNKWLKWFALNVVGIVPIERKPVHDSRKALAPLTEALDRGAILILFPEGTRGQPEKMGKLKNGLGHLLSERPAVPVVPVFFYGLGKSLPKGECILVPFFIDAFVGTPVHWEGSRQAFMQTLTERMAELQAKASAAARLLDE; encoded by the coding sequence ATGCTGCGCCTTTTGTTTTACGCGTTCGTCGTCAGGCCACTGGTCTTAATCATCCTGGGCCTGCACGTGCGGGACCGCTCTTACCTGCCGACATCCGGACCGGCGGTCGTCGTTGCCAATCATAACAGCCATCTCGACGCGCTGGCGCTGATGTCGCTGTTTCCCTTGAGGATCATTCCCAGAGTGCACCCGGTGGCCGCTTCGGATTATTTTCTCAGGAATAAATGGTTGAAATGGTTTGCATTGAACGTGGTCGGCATCGTTCCGATCGAGCGCAAGCCCGTTCACGATAGCCGAAAAGCACTGGCGCCGCTGACCGAAGCCCTGGATCGGGGAGCCATCCTGATTCTGTTTCCCGAAGGTACCCGAGGCCAGCCCGAAAAAATGGGCAAGCTGAAGAACGGCCTCGGCCATTTGCTCAGCGAACGCCCGGCCGTTCCGGTGGTGCCGGTTTTCTTTTACGGCCTGGGCAAAAGCCTGCCGAAAGGCGAATGCATTCTGGTTCCTTTTTTCATCGACGCTTTCGTCGGCACGCCCGTGCATTGGGAAGGCAGCCGTCAGGCGTTCATGCAAACACTGACCGAGCGCATGGCCGAATTGCAGGCGAAGGCTTCGGCGGCAGCAAGGCTACTCGATGAGTAA
- a CDS encoding phosphatidate cytidylyltransferase, producing MSWHGLPFSVQIAFLAIGALLLIASLASIALVRTRPEHDYTELRQRVRTWWLIAGGFAAAVLFNRTVSVAVLGFVSFLAFKEYLSLIPTRRADHRVLFWAYLAIPFQYYWVWTGWYGLFIIFIPVYVFLLLPMRMILIGETQGFLRAIGTLHWGLMITVFSLSHMAYMLVLPAAANPAGGRMGLLIFLVVLTELNDVAQYLWGKTFGRRKISPKVSPNKTVAGFVGGVATTVLLAVLFAPYLTPLSFAASLAAGTLIGLGGFVGDVTISALKRDLGVKDSGSLLPGHGGILDRLDSLTYTAPLFFHFVHYLYY from the coding sequence ATGAGCTGGCATGGCTTGCCTTTCAGCGTACAAATCGCCTTCCTTGCGATCGGCGCCCTGCTCTTGATCGCCAGCCTCGCTTCGATCGCACTGGTCAGGACGAGGCCCGAGCACGATTACACCGAACTCAGACAACGCGTCCGGACCTGGTGGCTGATCGCCGGCGGGTTCGCCGCGGCAGTTCTTTTCAACCGCACCGTGTCGGTGGCCGTGCTGGGTTTCGTCAGTTTTCTGGCGTTCAAGGAATATCTTTCGCTGATACCGACACGGCGCGCCGATCACCGCGTCCTGTTCTGGGCCTATCTGGCCATCCCGTTTCAGTATTACTGGGTCTGGACCGGCTGGTACGGCCTGTTCATCATCTTCATTCCGGTCTACGTCTTTCTTCTGCTGCCGATGCGCATGATTCTGATCGGCGAAACCCAGGGCTTCCTGCGCGCGATCGGCACGCTTCACTGGGGTCTGATGATTACCGTGTTCAGCCTGAGCCATATGGCGTACATGCTGGTATTGCCCGCCGCAGCCAATCCGGCGGGCGGCCGCATGGGTCTGCTCATTTTCCTGGTCGTGCTGACCGAACTGAACGACGTTGCCCAGTATCTCTGGGGTAAAACCTTCGGCCGCCGAAAGATTTCGCCCAAGGTCAGCCCGAATAAAACGGTCGCCGGCTTCGTGGGCGGCGTCGCGACCACGGTGCTGCTGGCGGTTCTGTTTGCGCCTTATCTGACGCCGCTTTCATTCGCCGCTTCGCTGGCGGCGGGCACCCTGATCGGCCTCGGCGGTTTTGTTGGGGACGTCACTATTTCTGCGCTGAAAAGGGACCTCGGCGTCAAGGACAGCGGCAGTCTGCTTCCGGGACACGGCGGCATTCTGGACCGGCTCGACAGTCTGACCTACACGGCGCCCTTGTTCTTTCATTTCGTCCATTATCTCTACTATTAA
- a CDS encoding S8 family peptidase has translation MIRHWLLISLMLLTISLPSEGGEPEAEPPELASLFKPADADHLLLVGFEDQSIDRPSIITSASSYRRRGSYSSSTWSKRISDRIAEDYHLQKLAEWPMTAVGVHCVVYRVPEPDSVPEKIRQMGEDKRISVVQKMHLFKTRSHEENDPYFKLQSNIKQMKIDEVHAKATGRSVVIGMIDTGVDSAHPDLTGQIARNENFAAEISPSFTSDKHGTAVAGIMVAKKNNGTGIVGVAPDAKLVALKACWPDRPDSLASVCNSYTLALAVNTAIKAGVNVLNMSLTGPQDTLLEILLNKAVEKGIIVVAADTGHNEANENFPASMAQAIPVQATGQAQDEDSAEKRPVTAPGDKILTTLPHGTYDFISGSSMAAAEMSGIVALMLELKPDLGVDEIKSILHRSAAPEKLGMFSAVNANDAVLALCKSENCTGESLSFAWGDF, from the coding sequence ATGATACGGCACTGGCTTCTGATCTCACTGATGTTGTTGACGATTTCACTCCCCTCCGAAGGCGGCGAGCCCGAAGCCGAGCCTCCGGAATTAGCCAGTCTTTTCAAACCGGCCGATGCGGATCATTTATTATTGGTCGGCTTTGAAGACCAATCCATCGACCGGCCGTCGATTATCACGTCGGCTTCTTCTTACCGGCGAAGGGGCAGTTATTCAAGCTCGACCTGGAGCAAACGCATATCCGACCGGATCGCCGAAGATTACCATCTGCAAAAGCTCGCCGAATGGCCGATGACCGCCGTCGGCGTCCATTGTGTGGTCTACCGGGTTCCAGAACCCGATTCGGTACCCGAGAAGATCCGGCAAATGGGGGAAGACAAACGGATCAGCGTCGTCCAGAAAATGCATCTGTTTAAAACCCGGTCTCATGAGGAGAACGATCCTTATTTCAAGCTGCAATCCAACATCAAACAGATGAAGATTGACGAAGTGCATGCCAAAGCCACAGGCCGGAGTGTGGTCATCGGCATGATCGATACCGGCGTCGACTCCGCCCACCCCGACTTGACCGGTCAAATTGCCCGGAACGAGAATTTTGCCGCGGAAATTTCGCCGAGTTTTACCAGCGATAAGCATGGAACCGCCGTCGCCGGCATCATGGTGGCCAAAAAAAACAATGGAACCGGCATCGTCGGCGTGGCGCCCGACGCCAAGCTCGTCGCTTTGAAAGCCTGCTGGCCGGACCGCCCGGATTCGCTCGCGTCGGTCTGCAACAGCTATACCCTGGCGCTGGCCGTCAATACCGCCATCAAAGCCGGCGTCAACGTGCTCAACATGAGCCTGACCGGCCCTCAGGACACGCTGCTGGAAATTTTGCTGAACAAAGCGGTTGAAAAAGGCATTATCGTCGTAGCGGCCGACACCGGGCACAACGAAGCAAACGAAAACTTTCCCGCGTCGATGGCGCAGGCGATCCCGGTGCAAGCCACAGGACAGGCCCAAGACGAAGATTCCGCCGAAAAACGGCCTGTAACCGCTCCCGGCGATAAAATCCTCACTACGCTGCCGCACGGCACCTACGATTTTATTTCCGGCAGTTCGATGGCAGCGGCCGAAATGTCGGGCATCGTCGCATTAATGCTGGAACTGAAGCCCGATCTCGGGGTGGATGAGATCAAATCGATTCTGCATCGATCCGCAGCGCCGGAAAAACTGGGAATGTTTTCAGCCGTCAACGCCAACGATGCGGTCCTGGCCTTGTGCAAATCGGAAAACTGTACCGGGGAAAGTCTGAGTTTTGCCTGGGGCGATTTTTAA